Within Telopea speciosissima isolate NSW1024214 ecotype Mountain lineage chromosome 8, Tspe_v1, whole genome shotgun sequence, the genomic segment GCTGCAGAATTCGCAGCAGAGAACATGGATAAGAATATAATGGGTGAATTGAGGAGGAGAGGAGGAAATGAGATTGAAGATGTAATTAAAAATGGGTATCTCACCACAGATTCAGAGTTTCTGAAAGAAGAAATCCATGGTGGGACTTGCTGTGTTACAGCATTGATCTCGAAAGGGGACCTTGTGGTCTCTAATGCTGGTGACTGTCGTGCTGTTATGAGCAGAGGAGGAATCGCAGAAGCCCTCACCTCAGATCACAAGCCTTCCAGGGaggatgaaaaagaaagaatcttAGCCTTGGTAAGCTTACATTCCTGTTCCTCTCCATTAACCCAATTAAGAATCACAAGTTTGATATTTGTTACTGTAATCTGAAATTATTGTTTGAAATGCAACTGATGTATCTATATTGAAATATGTTTTCAGGGTGGCTATGTGGATTGCTACCATGGTGTGTGGAGATTACAGGGTTCTCTAGCTGTGTCAAGAGGAATTGGAGATCGATCCCTCAAACAATGGGTAATAGCAGAGCCAGAGACTAAAGTCTTGAACATTAAACCGGAATGCGAGTTCTTAATTCTAGCGTCTGATGGCTTGTGGGACAAGGTAATGTACttattcttctcctttctctgtTTTGCTTACCGAGTAATCCTCTATTTGTCTCTAAGTTGATTATTTGAATCTCTAACTCATTAtagttctcttttatttttcaggtTGGGAATCAAGAAGCTGTAGATATGGTTCGTCCTCTCTGCATTGACACTGATAAGCCAGAGCTTATGTCTGCCTGTAGAAAGCTTGCAGAGCTTTCTGTAATTCGAGGCTCAGCTGATGATATTAGTGTCATGGTAATTCAATTGGGTCACTTTATCTGACTGATGAAGTAACCCAATTGTAAATACCAATTTGATTCTGCCTGCATGTGTTTCTTAGAAGCAACTCAGGCTTTGGAAAAACCATTTGAGCTGAAGATAACATATGTTTCTAACATGGAGAAAGGGTAGGTTCTTTGAGAGATTTTTGGTGAAGAGCCTTGAATTATTGTAATTTACCCCatttattcattattttttaaccattttttcaGTTCACACCTCCAATGGGAGAATACTGACAGGCTGATAAACTTGTACTGAtgttcataaataaataatcttCTTATTCTTATAGGATTGGTCGTCTTGATTGAAGGTTCAATATCAAATATCAAAGAAatccaacaaacaaaaaaaaaaaaaactgttttgggGTTAAATCCAATCTACCCGCTCAACTTTTAGGTGTTTCATAATATACTCAAATTTATGAGACAGATATATGATCAGTAATGATGTATAGAGCTGAATACTGCATTGAAGAAACTGTGGATGCTGAggtggatgagtggtaaaactagaaaagaataaaataaggaaagaacAAGTTAGAGTAAATAAGTTGTGAGAAAATCGTTTGAGGCAGCATGAACATGTACAATTGAAGCCATTTGAGTGCGccaatagggggggggggttgattcAGAGCAAAGGAGCTAATggctctagataggagaagtggtgaggacaTACATTCTTAGCCTaagactagtaacaagtatgtcTCTAGATAGAGATGATGGAGAAAAacatccatgtagccgacctcatttagttgggataaggctaagttattGTTTTTGTATGATATGCAAGAGTGACATGGTCAAGGTTCAAGGTtagaacccaaaaaattaaataagaaaaaaaaatattttttaagggaaaaagaaacacATGATGTCAATGTGAAGATTCTCACACGTGCCCTCTCATTAATGCCCGCCTTTATTGGAGGATTCGTCACCCTCTCCTCCTATTGGTGCAAAACTATGATGCTCTAACATCGTATGAAACCCCTCtcctaatttttaaaatttgttatttttttagttttcgtTACAATAAACTCTGGATCTTGCTACAACAGGTAAGTCCCTCTAAATTCCTACTATTTTACTGactaaaagaaggaaacaatggTAAAAAATAAAGAGCAAACAAGATTAATGGATGATCCAAAAGAGGATTGTGGTTCACCAAGGCCTCTTTCCTCCTCCCTTGTCTTCTCACTCATAAGGATCTGGACCCCCACAAAGGGGTCCGGAGGAAGTCTACTAAACATCTCAACCAATGGCGGGATTTTTGGACGCATCTGATATATAATTCTTGTTCACCCCGAATGATCGTGTCTGAGTGAATTGTGATCTCGTACACTCATGCAGGAATTGGCTAGAATTGGGATTAGGCTCAGCTGAAAGTATGACAACCAACTAAAATGCCTcctcaattttacataaaattttgttttgccCTCTAAGATAATAGATATTTGTGACTATTAATGTTATGAATAATCGCTAATATCAATTTTCATCCTTGAGTAAAActtgaaccctaaattttattatGCGTATCCTCTCAAagtcctggaagtgtgggtccaAGCCCCGCaatttttcttgtaatttggGCCCTTACAGTAGCAACGGAGTGACGAACGGACTCACCAAACTGGTTCCATTCATGGATCCATCCGTgctgtttcttgcccttttgttgtactttcatgtgggacccacgtccccgtGCTTCGGACACAATAACTAGGTCCTCGGACAAGATGGACTCCCGCCCTTACCTTCTTAGAGTTGGTTGGGCCGCGAAAGTGGGCCCGTAGGACTTAACTTAATTGAATGATGGGTTCTTTTATTtaacttgagccaaacaagccctataACTAAAATGTCTTTATAGgaccttaggctaagccaaaTGTGCCCTAACCAATTAGACCTAATAGGGTTTGtaaccttagccaaacaggccttaaagCCCACTTGAACTTAAGAGATTCTTAGCCTTGGGGGCACCTAGACAAACAAGCCCTAAAGCCTATCTTATCTTTTAAAAAGAGAGGGCTCAGCTCTAAACTCTCCTATCTCTCCCCATcaaagccaaaccgtggaggagaagaagaggaaaggaagaggaatgggaggggaaggaagaagatggaaggggaAGCAAGGGCAGCCTTGCTGCCCTACCTCCTTTCCTCTTGGCCGggcaagaattgaagaaaagaagaaaaagggaagaaggagagacgACAAGGTAGATCTTCAAGGCTGACTGGAGTTGGGGTTTGatctccactcaccaaggtatgtttCCATCTCCTAgtacctccctcttcttcatttattttgggtttgggtaatTTATTGGGGGAGctaacctagagttccatttgggactctaTTAATGAAGATCAATCCCTAATGAAAGCTCCACCTAGCCAAGATCACAACCATTGTTGTTGTTCTATGattttcaaacccaaaccctatATTGGACCAAAAGAAGTTAGATCCTTGTGTGAttttggatccatgaggtaggaCTAGgctctagtgaccctaggaaggcctatgattcccctccatgaccctgagggccatatgaactccaggttccaaggtGGAGGAAGAAATCTCAGAAAGAACCTcgacggacgcacgaacggagTCACCGTCGTGGTTCCATATGTAAGACCGTCCAGTGTTTGTTGGTAACTAGTTCGAGCGGAGCCAAgaacggattcactctgttgcCTCTGCCCATGGTTCCGTTCCCTCTTGTGAATGTCTCAGGAACCGGATGGATACAGGAACGGATTTATAGAGAGGTTTCGTtcgctctcgggtatgtctcagggtttgAATGGATGTAGGAACGGATTCAAGTGAAAGTTCCGTCTGTGGATCCGTCCCTCGTATTTGGACTtattggcctgaacggagttagGGACAAagtcaccctgttgcttccatcCCTCGTATTTGGACTTATTAAATATTCaatatcatgctattatatgattTATAAGCATGTTGCGCATTTGCATtacttatcttgattgtgaattGATACGAATGTGATGTGATAACGTtttcattattgtatcgggtCACGGTGCCTGGTGTatcggtgccggaaccccagaaaaattataaaacttattgactgtcatcctgatctgtatgcgccgtgccgtgctggtacccgggtactagatggaatgagacattgatgcacccaaaatacctctcgggacgataaaacttgcatgtagtatatatgtggttaggattcttgttccccTATATTACAACTCTtatcaacaggggtttatgtgttggatagtctgagcacctgttgcctgtgggggagagaggtcaGGTGAGGAATAAtgatggttatcggggtttgccactgggtggtctgatggctttgaccgacgtaggctcccttgtgataactgaggtttcattgtagCGATAAGTGAAATGACCTAcagtgtctctcgagttatcatagtagcatacacttgacttagaattgtgtttagaattgtgtgctaggtggaaaataaatctaacatgtgTCATGGATTGATTTCAAATTGTTTGTTTGTATGTATGTGcgttcccctttgctctctcactagcttgtggagctaaccccgttgcgcaacctcttttagttgatatgcaggtaatctcttgataaACTCCTATGGATGCGAATCTAGTGGAGCCAGTGACTAGGACTTGGATGTCAATGTATACCCAAGATTGGTGTCCTTGTGGCGTGATTTAAAACTTTGCTCTTCTTGTATTCATTTTTGTTATGTACGGATTCCATGTATAAATTTATGAAAATTACCAGATGGATACGAGATATAATAACTGtaatatatgttatcattagtgAACCGACATCTTGTATTATTcgattttaaaatgatttacgcTTCCGCTGAATTcgatttctttattttgggaTGATTTATCCCATTGGTTTGCGTACCCTGACATTATCATGCCTTGATATTGGGTAGACTGTGgatcgggacactgtatctgtgatcctggtagtttCGGGATGATACCtgtcgtcccagtcaccccttttcttgtaaaatatcctttattgggatgggggcgtgacacacGCCCTCTCATTAATGCCCACCTTTATTGGAGGATTCGTCACCCTCCCCTCCTATTGGTGCAAAACTGTGTTCTAACGTCATATGAAACTCCTctcttaatttttaaaatttgttatttttttagttttcgtTTCAATAAACTCTGGATCTTGCTACAACAGGTAAGTCCCTCTAAATTCCTATTATTTTACTGactaaaagaaggaaacaatggTAAAAAATAAAGAGCAAACAAGATTAATGGATGATTCAAAAGAGGTTTGTGGTTCACTAGGGCCTCTTTCCTCCTCCCTTGTCTTCTCACTCATAAGGATCTGGACCCTCACAAAGGCGTTGGGAGGAAGTCTACTAAACATCTCAACCAATGGCGGGATTTTTGAACGCATCCAATCTACAATTCTTGTTCACCCTGGATGATTGTGTCTGGATGAATTGTGACTTCGTACACTCATGCAGGAATTGACTAGAATTGGGGTCAGGCTCAGCTGAAAGTATGACAACCAACTAAAATGCCTcctctattttacataaaattttGTTTAGCGCTCTAAGATAATAGATATTTGTGACTATTAATGTTATGAATAATCGCTACGATCAATTTTCACCCTTGCCTTATATATAATGCTCCTTTCATGATTCAGAATTACCAAGTGCTAACACTCTCAAAAAGTGGTTTATATTTCACGGGAGCAGTTTGGGAGTGGAATTCCGCTTGGTAGTTCTGGTCTGATTCCATGCTCCCATTAATCAAACCGGCCCTAATATGCTCTGGGAGAGCAAAATTTGTGAAATAAATTGAGTTTTTACAGTAATGTCAAGTGGTTCATCAATTCAcctaaaataaacaattaaatatAGGCCAGTAGCTCACTCAAATTTGGCACCAATCAATCTGCGAATATAATTTGCAGTTCCAACTCTCTGTTCTCATAAAATCTGTGAAATAAATTGCAGTATCTTCAAGAACTGCAAAAGCTTGGAATTTGATCTCGGAGCTCTAACGGCGGATTTCTTACCAGTCTTTTGTCGATTATACCTTGGAACCTATAACTGGGTTGTCTTTGTTGGATGGAAAGTCCAATTTCTCCCAGAGACATACCAAGCTAGCTCGGTGATTCTGTTTTATAAAAGTAATTCCTAGAAAAGTTTATCAAGCAGTGATTTTACTCTAAAAAATCATGGAatgcgaaaaaaaaaaagtaatttcaCTTGGAATCAATGAATTGAGAGCGAAATTATTACCAAACAGACCTTTATTGTTCCAATGATTTGCATCAAGCACTTCCCACATTTTTCAAGTTGTTTTGGTCATTGGATTATGCCAAAACCCTTCACCTAATCTGTCTGTTCTAGTGGCAAAGCAGTAATCTAGTTTAGCTAGAACATTAGTCGATTAAtgttatgtttggtatgcattctaaatCAATTTCACATTCTCGGAGGAGTCTATGCATtacaagaatgcataccaaacacagcctaaaatTTTCTTTGTTCAATTGGTGGGTTCATATATATATCTTAGGTCTTTGAGTGTGACAACTCTTGCTGGACACTATTTTATACCCTGAAAGCAATTGGGACTTTTGCGTTTACATAATATCAGTTGTGAAGTGAAGCTATTCTATCTTTAAGCTTTTTTGTTCGGTTTGTACAATTCATGAACTGTTTTTTATTACATGAATTTGATATGCACAAAAACAATCCACCATTGGTTGGTTGACATGTGGCATGAGACCCATTCAGAATTGAAGATTGAGGTGAAAGCAGTTGTAGCCCACTGAGGCCCCCATAGTGGCAAGCGGATTCTTCCTAAAACAAACTTTCATTTTCCTGTTGCTACGTTAAATCAAGCTTTTTCACCGATTTTCTTATAAATAGGGAGGCAAAGTACCAGGTCCGTCTTAATTTCTGTTCGTTCGATTCCCAGTTTGTAATCAATGTTGATTTAATTAAGCATCGGAGAATCCTCCTAAAGTCTGCTTCGAGCTTCTTTGCTGCCCGATTTAAGGTTtatgatttagggtttagggtgcaGGTGTTCCTCAATTTGACAAATCGAAATAAGGCGAATTAGAATTCACACTAGATGATGGATAACATATTTGTTTTAAGTCGGCTGGACACAGTCATAGAGATTAGATGAAGATGAAGGACCCCACAATTGACAGGACTAAGCATTATGAGTCATCGAACCCTTCAAATAATCCCTTGAACTGGACCTGGTCACAGCATCATATATCTCACCTTTTGATATCCAACATTCACATCTCTATGAACACACTGTCATATAATTGGATCTCATTTGGTATATATAAAGATattggaaaattatcttcttcaattctctaAAATTCCCGTACGATAATACTAGATGGAGATGCCAACACATCGTAGTTCAGATTGCAATGATATTTTTCTTACGATGTTCATCAATTAAAACAAGCCAACTGTCCCACAATATTACTTCGTCACTAGAAGACTCTAGAAAGATTAGACTCAGGAGTGTGGAGTGTGGACTACCGAAGCAGAGGACGAGGAGCCACTGAAAATACCGAATAAATTCCAATTCCTTTTCACAGCACAAACATGGCAGAGTTGACCGTGAAAGCGAATTTAAAATTATAAGGGCAGTTACTATCACTACCCGGCACTTAGTCTATATATATTGAAACTACCCTACTTTAAACTTCTTTTTTAAATCTACCTtgcttttaaaattttacatctctttctaccctcatatttttaaatactcagattacccttccttttcatTAAATACTCagattacccttccttttcacctagtagcCTTGCTAAtttatttaacctaccattcatcttctattttttactatttttatcattaaaatagtaaaaaataaaaacacccacccgcttcttctctatcccgttttttattccatttggttttttttttcttcagttttttgatttaattaattttttattcaacattttatCCTTAACGTTCTTCTTCAAAcaaatcatggttctaagtattggtatcatatcatCCGTATCAGGAGATACATACCggtttgctagtcaccgataccatgtcgatcatggttctaagtattggtatcatatcatCCGTATCAGGAGATACATACCgctttgctagtcaccgataccatgtcgataccatatcggtagcACAGTACgaaaaaggggtaaaatgattaaaaaaaaaaaaactcattttaaaggagattcaggggtgATTTTGCTTGATACAACTAATCCAAGTCAATACCGTATTGATTTTGTAGGTtaccgatacccattcccgataccgtgcactaaaaccatggaacagatgGACTCTCTTCAAAAAaccccgcttcttctctctcttcctctttttatttaatttactttttactatttttgatgagagtcgatctgttccttggttttagtgcacaatatcggaatgggtatcagTAACCtacaaaaccgatatgataccgacACGGTATCAGCCTGGATCGGCTATAtcgggcaaaattacccttgaattttcttaaaaaatgagttctctgaccattttacctcttgTCATAACCGTGCTACTGATATGGTATCAGCATGGTATAGGTATCGATGTCAAACAAAACCAGTACATCATCCAATACGGGCGacacgataccgatacttagaaccatgatctgtttgaagaacgatgaggatgaaatgttgaataaaaaattaattaaatagaaaaattgaagaaaaaacaaccaaaaaaaaaaaaaaaaaactgaatggagtgaaaaaacgggagagaagaagtgggtggatgcttcattttttactattttaaggataaaaagagtaaaaagtagaagatgaatggtaggtTACATAGATTAGcaagttactaggtgaaaaagaaggataatctgggtatttaaaaacatgagggtagaggGAGATATAAAAGTTTGAAAGCAGGGTAGTTCCAGAAAGAAGTTTAAGATAgggtagttttaataaatataagccacgtgtagggtagtgatagcaATTGCCCCAAATTATAACCTTCATTTCCGAAAACTACACACCTACGCCATTAACGCGGACAGGAACCTTCCCTCCTCTTTGAGCCTTCTaagtcttcttcaagccttcaaGTCCCTTTTAAAAGGAACCCTTGCCTCTCTCTTCAGTGGAAGCCAGAAACCCAAGCAACGAACCTGACTGAGATACAGGAATCGTATACGAACTGAGAACCAAATCagaactacaacaacaacaaaccaTGTCTTCTGTCGTTGCAAGCTATCCTGTAGTATTGCcaccatcttctctcttttgcaagatcactacttcttcttcttcctctgacGCTATATCTCAGGCTTCATCTTGTGTGtctccttctacttcttcttctccatcttgttCTTCACCGTTATCACCTTTCAGTATGCGGTTTCAAAAGGCATGGAGTTGTTTCAGGGTTTCGAAGAAGGAGACTTCGGAGCCTACGAttttgaagaagaataagagaccGGCTAAGATCGATATTCCGATTTCAGCTTTAAGGTTAGCGGCTGTGACGCCTGCTCTGTCGGAGGTGCAGAGGGAGCTTGAGTTCGAGAGGGATGGGGTTTCTGTTTACtgtaagaaaggaagaagggaagccATGGAGGATCGGTATTCTGCTGTCTTTGATCTTCAAGGAGATCCCAGACAGGTATGTGCTGTTCAGCTCCCTTTTTTTTAACTGATTTTGCGTTTATTGAACGTAAATTGGAAAACTTTGTGTCATTAAATTAGAGTAAGGAAGAACTGTTCAAATTGTGGGAATTAATTTGTCAAAATTCTAGATTCTACAATGTGAAAAAATCAGGGGCCTTACTGAAAGATTCACTAAGATTAGAGTGAGGGAAAACTGTTCAAATTGTGGAAATTAATTTGTCAACATTCTAGATTCTAGAAAGTAAATAAATTCAGGGGCCTTACTGAAAGACTCAATTTTCCCCCAAATTTGTGGCGTTCGAAAATTCAATTAAGCATTGAGAAATATGGATTCACTATGTTAGTGCTTTTGTTTTCCTTCTGTCCACCATTTCCCCTTCTGAGTTTAagtttttaatatatatgttgCTTGGTTTGTCATTTTAGGCTTTCTTTGGTATATTCGATGGACATGGAGGTGCAAAAGCTGCAGAATTTGCAGCTGAGAACATGGGTCAGAATATAATGGGTGA encodes:
- the LOC122670981 gene encoding probable protein phosphatase 2C 25; translation: MSCAVASFPLVSPQSSLFCKITTTTSSSDTISLASTCGSPSSSSSPSCSSPSSPFRMRFQKSWSCFRASKMEISEPTVLKRKRPTKIDIPISALSLMAATPVLEEVQREVEFEKDGVSVYCKKGRREAMEDRYSAVFDLQGDPKQAFFGIFDGHGGAKAAEFAAENMDKNIMGELRRRGGNEIEDVIKNGYLTTDSEFLKEEIHGGTCCVTALISKGDLVVSNAGDCRAVMSRGGIAEALTSDHKPSREDEKERILALGGYVDCYHGVWRLQGSLAVSRGIGDRSLKQWVIAEPETKVLNIKPECEFLILASDGLWDKVGNQEAVDMVRPLCIDTDKPELMSACRKLAELSVIRGSADDISVMVIQLGHFI